Below is a window of Dietzia timorensis DNA.
GGTGGTGCTTGCCGCTTGGCCTTGTAGCAGGGTTGCTGCTTCGAAGAGATGTCGGAGTTCTCTCGCAGAGAGGGCGTTCGGGATGCGAAGCAGATCCGTGGAGTGCTGCTGGATTACGTCCAATGCTCGTACGAGCCGCGCCGTTAGATGGAGATTCGGATTTCGGTCATGAGGGTAAGGCACAGTCCAGCTATAGCGGCGCGGTCCGTGGCTGGGACTCAGCCCGATTGACGCTCCGCGATCGACCGCATCCATGAATGAAACGGCATCGATTGGAGTGTTCCCGCTAACCCCGGTAGTTCACGGGGATCTGCGGATCGCTGGGTGAAAATAGACCGAAGTGCTTCCTGAACAGGGGAAACTGGGACTTGTTTAAGGTTCCTGATCCTCAAGCAGAAAGCACTCGGTAGGTGAAGCGTACTTCGTGGTCGTCTGGTCTGTCGTTCTCCGTCGAGGATGTCGGGGTGATTGCTCATGCCGGGGTCATCGCGCCGCGTCTTCTGGCTGATCGCGTCGGCCTGACCGCCGAGCTGTCGGGGGCCATGGCGCAGCGCCGATCCATCCCGATCCATGACCGTGGCAGGGTGTTGACCGATGTCGCGGTGATGCTCACAGGTGGCGGCACGTCCATCGCCGACATCCGCGTCCTGCGCCACCAATCCACTGTCCTGGGTCCGGTCGCCTCCTCTCCGACGGTGTGGCGCGCCCTGGACGAGGTCACCGCTGGTAAACGCAAAAAGATCCAGGTCGCGCGGGCCCGTACGCGGCGGCATGTGTGGTCCCAGCTGCCCGGCGGGGTGCCGGCCTCCAAGTGCGCGGGCCGGGATCTGGGGGACACGGTCGTGCTCGATGTGGACGCCACCATCGTGGTCACCCACAGCGAGAAAGAACAGAGCGCGCCGACCTACAAGCGCACCTTCGGCTACCACCCGATCGGCGTGTGGTGCGACAACACAGAAGAGTTCCTCGCTGCGAGCTTGCGGCCGGGCAACGCGGGGTCGAACACCGCGGCCGACCACATCGACGTCCTGGGGCAAGCCATCGCCCAGATTCCCGCCGCCCATCGGCGTGATGTGCTGATCCGATCCGACGGCGCCGGCGCCTCCCATGACCTGTTGGAGTGGATCTCCGAGCAGAATCGGATCCGTGGTCGGCGGGTGGAGTACTCGGTCGGCTTCTCGATCACCGCCGGAATCCGCCGGGCCATCGCGATCGCCCCCGACACCGCGTGGGGGCCAGCGGTGAATCAAGACGGCGACCTGAGGCCGGGCGCGGAGATCGCCGAGCTGACTGGACTGCTGCCGCCCAGGATGCTCGCCAAGTGGCCCGACGGGATGCGGGTCATCGTCCGCCGTGAGCGGCCCCACCCCGGCGCCCAGTTGTCGATGTTCGAGGAACTCGACGGGTGGCGCTACCAGGCGTTCGTCACCAACACCGCCACCGGTCAACTGCAGTTCCTCGAGGCCAGGCATCGGGCGCACGCCCGGGTGGAGGACCGGATCCGCCACGCCAAAGACACCGGCCTGGGCCGTCTGCCCTCGCGAGAGTTCGCTCTCAACCAGGCATGGCTGGTGGCGGTGATGATCGCCGCCGACCTCGTCGCCTGGACCCGGATGCTGGCCTGCACCGGCGCCGCCACCATCCTCGCAGCGTGCGAGCCCAAAGCGATGCGCTACCGCTTCCTCCACGTCGCCGCCCTACTGACCCGCAGCAGCCGACGTAGACGGGTCAAAATCCCCGAGACCTGGCCCTGGGCCACCGCCATCGAAGCGGTGTTCCACACGATCGCCGCGATCCCCAAACCGGCCTGACCCCACCTGCCCACCCACGACAGCACCACCCGGAGACCCGCCCACCGGCAGCGCCAGCCGGCGCCCAAACACGTCTACACGACCCGCCGGACACAACATCCGTAGAAACCCGACTCCATCACGCCCCATGAATCAGCGGGGCTTGCGGCAAGATGTGGTCTGTGTTCTACTTGTGGCGCAGGACACAGTCGTCCGTTTGGGAGTGGCAGCGCGTGGTGGGTCAGCCGAGTGGGCCTGGCTTGTTCGCTCAAACAACCTCAGCGAGAGAAGGTTGGCTATGACAGCGACTGCTATCAGGGATGGTGGTTCTCCACACACTGAATCGGCCAGCGTGTAGCAAATTTTGACATCCCCATTTGTTCCTATCAACCTCCTTGGCCGCGCGGAGCGACTGAGGAATATCGAGAAGAGACAGGAGATTTTTCTGATGAAAACACGAGGCGCGATTTGCTGGGAGCCTGGCGCGAACAAGGGTTGGTCAGTCGAAGAGATCGAACTGGGTGATCCTCGGCCTGATGAAGTACGAGTCAAACTCGCAGCGTCGGGGCTCTG
It encodes the following:
- a CDS encoding IS1380 family transposase, with translation MKRTSWSSGLSFSVEDVGVIAHAGVIAPRLLADRVGLTAELSGAMAQRRSIPIHDRGRVLTDVAVMLTGGGTSIADIRVLRHQSTVLGPVASSPTVWRALDEVTAGKRKKIQVARARTRRHVWSQLPGGVPASKCAGRDLGDTVVLDVDATIVVTHSEKEQSAPTYKRTFGYHPIGVWCDNTEEFLAASLRPGNAGSNTAADHIDVLGQAIAQIPAAHRRDVLIRSDGAGASHDLLEWISEQNRIRGRRVEYSVGFSITAGIRRAIAIAPDTAWGPAVNQDGDLRPGAEIAELTGLLPPRMLAKWPDGMRVIVRRERPHPGAQLSMFEELDGWRYQAFVTNTATGQLQFLEARHRAHARVEDRIRHAKDTGLGRLPSREFALNQAWLVAVMIAADLVAWTRMLACTGAATILAACEPKAMRYRFLHVAALLTRSSRRRRVKIPETWPWATAIEAVFHTIAAIPKPA